The genomic DNA AAGCAAAGGTATTTCTGAATGGGGTTACAGTTGCGGGAGTCTGGAGAAGTGGACCTCGGGAGTTAGGCTTTTGGGTAACGAGTTTCCTGAGAATCTCCTTGTTCATCCGTTTGGATGGGTCAAAATCCAAGTCATTATTGAGGAACTCCATAATCAGGACGTAGGGTGCTCGCTCGGCGGAGTTCAAGACAACACTTTCTCCTGGTGGGATTCGGACGATTCGATGGTGGGGCTGGGTAACAAATGAGTTTGCAGAGCATTTATCCGACGAAGGGCACCACATGGGTACGCATATCTAAGAAATCAATCGTAAAAAAAAACGCAGCGATTAAGTCAAAGCGGACGCACCTCTGCTGGTAACTTATTATTGAGATTTGTCAACTCAGCTCTCAGAGCACTGACCCGAGCCAACTTGGGAACCACGAGCAGCCGGTTAGAGATACTTTCCAGTGTCAACAAGAATTGTACTTCGCCTCGGCAATAGTGACCTCTTAAAAGTTGACTCTGAGTAAACGGATCGTATTGGTTGAGGAGGGATTCTTGATGGGCGTAGTGATTGAGGGAAGTAGCGCGGTTAAGACCAGGGCGCAACCCGATCGAAGGTGTCGAATGTACGGGCGGGAGAGTGGATTGTTTAGAAGGCGGAGTGGGTGGATCAAGTTGACCAAATGGATCATCGGACATTCGAGGAGGTCGAGTCGTAAGTGACGGTGTTGTTCTAGCAGCCTGGGCGGCCACAGTTTGTATAGAGCTCGTACTGTGGGTAAATATTGAAAGCTTCGAAGGTTTGGGTGTGGGTGTGGGTCCCGATGGTCCAGGGGCAGGCGAGTCATACCCTgtatcctcatcctcatcgaCCACGGAGCCGGTGCGTGAGGATGTAGACACCCGTCCCTCGTCTTGTAAATCTCGTACCACCCCACTAAgttgatgtggctcttctcTCCGACCCTGTTCGATTGCAACTTGACCGGATACGGGCGTCAAGGCTGGCATCCCCGGCGCGCCCGCCAACATTGTTCCCATTCCTACTAAAGCAGGCATTGCGTGGGGTTTGACACGTTTGTGACCAAACCGAGACCTAGGGTGCACTGGGAGACTGCTATATGGGCCACCGGCTGGTTCGGGAGGATCTCCATAAACTATGTCATGGCATTTATGAATGACACGCTGGCATATAGCAAACGATTCCGATTTGGTTGTTCCTCGGCGGCTTTGGCTCTGGGATAGATCATTCAGAGTTGCTTGCATGAACCAGAGGGTCTGCGGGCATGTGAATGGGTGCACTAATGACCAAAAATACCACTCACGAGGGTTGCAATATGTGTGGACTGCTCTGCCTTTTCTACGACAAAAACCTCCAAGGCGGTGGATTTGGATGGTCGTGTAACAAGCAGATGGCTAAGTAGATCTTGTTATGTTATGATATACAAGAACAGCCGCAAACAACAGACCAGATAAATCCCCATACATCCTCCAATTCTTTAAGATCAAACTCTCTGAGTCGGCCCGTAAGATAATGCGTGATTCCAATATTATCCGGATAAGTCTTGAGATATTGGAGTGCGACGTGTACCGAGAAGAATGAAGGTGCGAGGAAGAGGCGTAGCAATAAGGCATGAGAcatcttttcttttcttcaaTTCTATTCGTACTGGAATTATGGCGAGTACCCAAGCGATCAAGAATCGGATGCTGTAGTCAATTCACGCTAAGTCGGAGATTTCGAGTGTTCCACGTAGCTCAATTATTTCAATACTTCCACGTAGTGTCCGTTGCTTTCTAGAAGTCGTGCGTATTTTTATTTCATTTGGTGTCAAAGTGAGCGAACAGTAGTATATTCTTAAGCACAGGTTCGCAGCAATAGTAAGTccaaggtggtggtggtaggcAAATTGGGCCGGTCGAAACTATTGCAGTAATATGATTGCCTAACGTTGATTAGTAAGACACTAAGCTCATGAAGTGTGGTCACTAAGATTTGATTGTTTGTAAATGACGGGTGCGATGAGTGAGACGAGAGCTAGTAGAGGACATGTTGTAACAAGCGTTGAAAGGAAAGCGAGCCGAAGACAGCTAAAACAATGAAAATTATATACGATAAGTTTCTGCAGCGCTTAGGTGAACGAATCCAGACAAAATGAACAATGACAGTCTTTCGAACAATGAACTCAGAAACAAATTATCTGCTATGGAAAACGTGGTCCGTAGGCAAAATCAACCAACGAGCGTGAAAAGTTTGAACATGAAAAGAATGCTGTAGACAAGAAGCAAATATCAAACGCAACTACTGAGGGGTTTATGCAGGAGAATTGTGTAAAGTGGGAATTGAGATTAAGAACCACGTACGCGACCATCAGACAGAGCGCGAAGGAGGTTAAGCATTTAGCTGAGACTTGATAGCGCAGTCGCTGGTGCGGGGGCATCTGACGAAGGGAGGCCTCTAAGAACATGTGGCTCTTCGTTCGATTTCTCGTTCAATAACCTTTCGACTGGTACGAGAGGATGTCAGATACAGTATTTCAGATCATCCAGAGTACTCACTGGAGGCCAAGTGTTTGCTGTATGCGCTCGAGTACCTACGCATATTGCTAGCTGTGGTTTGACCTTGGCCACGAGCACATGTCGCTGCTCTCCTTCGACCACTTGTAGCGCACGTTGCAGCACATAATCTGAATCGCCTATGGTCAAACAAACAGTCGACTATGAATAAAAATGAAATCACGTACTAGCAAACGAATCCTTCATCATTAGAACGATTGGGTTGACCGTGTCCATACGCGGGGTCATAATCTCATCGATCAACAGCCTGCGCGACTCCGAATCGGCTGTGACCAGGGCTTTCTCGCAAACATTCGACGCGAATTTGTGTCGTGCCATCTGCACCATTTGGCCCCGAAGCTTGTGAAGAATCCAGTCCCGATCTGCCGCAGCTCCATGTTCGAGTACGAATTGGATCACATAGTTCTAGTACAAAATAAGAAATAATCCATGGTTTGAACAGTGAACTTACCCCGAACTGGTCTTGCATCAATTGGGTTGTGTATTTGTGTAATTCATCGATGAGAGGTCGAGTTTGAGATTCGTGTAGATATTCAAAACATCTTTGGAGAACCCGGCATCCGTATGGGTGCGTGGCAAGGTCATAAACGTTGCCCTGGAATACAGAGACAAATCCTAAAAGGTCGGGAGATACCCGTTCAATTAATTTCTGTATAACCTAGAGTGCGTTTTAGCCAGTTTGAATTAGCTGATCCCATGAACGAGCAGGGCTTACGTGATTACCGTTTGCATCTTTCACACAACGCATGACATCTACTTCAATCTCGCGAACAAATGCAATTTGTTGTTCGGCCGATATGCACTCAATAGCCTGGAGGAAACGCATATAGTCAGGTCAGCGACGTGAGGCTGAGCGATCAAGCCAGCATACCTTCTGGACCACTCGGCAACCATACATTTGAAGCGAAAGTGATAGCATATGGCCCTCCATAACGCTGACAAGAACATCACGCTGTTCCACCGAGCCGAACTCAATAAGTTTTTGCACAACCTATGACAAGATTAATTATTCATCCTAACTAGTCGATGGGAACTCACGTAGTTGCCAAAGACATCTGTCATAAGAGGCAGGAAGCTTCCAGGCGCCAGTTCCGAGAAAATGCCTTCTTTCTCTTCATCGGTGGCTGTCTCCAGCTTTTGTTGGATAAACCGAGAGCCATGTTGATCCCCGCAAAACTCGGCGACATGCCCTCTGATGTCCTATGGACAATCAATTGTTAATCTTTGGGTATAAAACCTTGAATGCTATAGTACGCTTACCCTGAGTTGCCATGTCTTCGATTTGTCGGCCCTAAACTGTTCTAGGAGTGGACTGCGACCTGTCGCCGAAGGGTCTATTGTAAGGTCATGACGAAGAGGCGCAAATCCCAGGACTGGTCGAGTTGATGCAGAAGGGAATCCATACGTGGGCTGAGAGTGGAGCATGGCACCGAGTCCCTGGCCCAGGCCGAATAGCTGGTTAGAAACGGGATATTGAGAGAAGGGCTCAGAAGGGACGCCAATCGGCGCTGTTCCTGGTGGCATCGCTGAAATTAACATGCGTTGTTGATGAGAGAGCTGAGAATTTCGACCAAAGTGTCCGCCCTTAAGACATAGACGCTAAGTTTACGCGCGTTAATACAATAAGTGTACTTACTCGTAAGTCTTGCTTCGAGCGAGACACGCCGGGCACGGGAGAATGCATGGCACCAGGCATCGGCGCGTGCCCCATCTGTGGCGAGTAAACAATTCCTTGGTTGTAGTAGTAAGACGAAGCTGCCTGAGTTGCATCCGGATAATACGATGGCGTCGAATAGCCGGGTATTCCATATGAAGTCCGATGTGGGGCGTTTGAAGGAACTGGGAGCCAAATACAGCGGGATCAGCCGAAGCTCCGTATGAGTATTGGCTGAAAGTTGTGCTCGGGACGTTGGAATAATACACGCCATAATCATGAGCCGCGGGCTGGCCGTAAGAGTACGACTGGGCTATAGATGGGTCAGACCTCTGATGATGAAGACTCGCGGAGCGGACGTTTGAAGCGGGATGGGCACTGGCATCGGCATCCCAGTGTGTTGAACATCAGATACACCGAGAGCTCCCGCGTAGGAGACGGCCCGGCCGTGAAGTGGGCCGTTCTTCTGAACAAGTTCGGGCTACGATCGTCTACGCCAAGAGACCGCATTCCGTTCGTGACAGTTGCCAGCTCGGCATCTTGGTCTTCGGCGTGGATAATGTCGAGTTCCCATTCTGCACCGGTGTTAGGTGAATAGCCGCGCTGGCCaagagcttgagcttgagcttgacGTGTTAAATCCCATGCAGTGTTCAACGGAGAGCAATGGGGAAAATCAGTCAGCGGCGCAAAGTCGACAGGGCTCGATGACGAGGAAATGGATGCAGTACGATTTGTTAAGTTGTCCGAGCTTGCAGCTGGACTATTCCACCCCTTGACGCAGGTAAGTATGTTTTACATCCATCGCGTAGAGAACAACTTACTGGCCAGCCGTTGTATTTTCCGGCTCCCAACATTGCGGCCGAGTTAGGACTAAGGTTACGATGGCCCTGTGTGTTCGTCTACGCGCTCAGTTGTGTCAGCATTTCGATCTAACACCCAACAATCAACTCACCATGGGATCTGGGGATTCCCGGGCAGGCGAATGAACACCAGAGTGTGCAGATGATCCAGATGGTTTGCGTGAATTAGGACCGCTATTTCCCATCCTATACGATGGAGGGATGGCGACGGGCATGAATAGAATGAGGGGGATATCAAGAGACAAGGACGGTTGAAGATGAAATATGATAGTGGGTTAAAAAGAATGCGAGCCGGACACTGTCAGGGCGTGACGGTTTTTAGGCCGTTCGACAGAGAACTTCAATCTAGGAGTAGTTTGTCAAAAGGCGGAAGGAAAGGCAAGTAAACATCACGCTATGGGGCGCCTgaaacaaacaaaaagcTAAAAGATCCAAAAAGCGGTCCACTATAATTATTTCCCAACCCAACGTACCGCTGACGGCTTCCGATCTAGTCGATCGGAAAAGAGACAGAAGCTTCTTGGCACCTGAAACGCAAAACCGATGGACAGGGACGTTTATTTGTAACGATCATCACCAACAACTTGGTAACTCCCATTAACCAGTGTTTACTAGCGAATGTGGTCCGAGCCAGGCGCCTAAGCTTGCCAGTTTGGAGGTTTATCAACTGGTTCCCTCCGTCCGTGAATAATCTCCCCTTCCATGTGAGGACGAATCAAGATCTCGTCAGCGATCTACTGGCGCCATGACCCTTAACCCCATGTAAGGGTTAGAAAAGGCTGTTGTGCAAACATTGCGCGCCATATCCAGTCATCACCCGCCTCACACTGCTTTACACTTCCTTAAAGCACCGATGTTTTGATGAAATGCACGCTACGTGGACGTTAGTTGAGCGCGTTTAAACGCTTGTGTAAGATAAAATTTAATCTATATTTTCCGACGCCCCAGCTGACACGCACAGCGGCACCAGGGAGTCGTTGCATCAGACCGCTACAATATACTGTTTCTAACCCTGCTCGACCATAAAGTTAAATTGGATTCAGCTGGATCACAGGAGCCACATACGCGCTTGATGCCCCATAAATGACTGAATTAGGTCATGAGAGCTATCACATCACGAGCTTCTCAATTACAATATCTAGGATTGATTGATCCGTGAGCAATACGTTCGGTCATATAATCAAGTTACTGACATAACTACGGACATACGAGCTACGGTACTAAATATTCTCCGAGTGATACGGAACTGTGCATTACCGGTGTGGGCCTTGCTTCGTCCGTCATGCGCGTACGCCACAGCAGCGATTGGTTATCAATCGCACTCCAAACATAATTAAAATAATTGAAAAATAATTCCCAACGAACTTTTCGCCTCAGTACCCCTCTGCTTACCCCCGGGGGTGTCCGGAGTTTTCCTGTTTCGCCCCTAAATCTAAAGACGTCATGAATGTTGATTTCAGGTATTCTATGCTTTTAGTACAGCGTGGTACTCAAGTTGGACATAATATGAACCACGTACCCACCAGGTGATGACCGGGTGGGTTCCGGAGGTTGATTGTGACGTCGGGATCTTGCCGTGAGTGGCAGCGAGGTGGTATAATCAAGAAACGCAGACCGGAGCTTGTCACAGAAGCTGCGTACAAACATGTATAACTAACGCTTGTATTGTGGAGACAGTTGTCTTTGTAGAACCGCATGGTGGTTGGAATTCTTTTCTGTGGAACTAATATTCCCTGGACATACATGTGCCATATGGTGTCTTCCGCACAGACGAATAAACGAGAGCATCATTATGGGTTAATTGTTCACACTACTTGTACCATATAGGGTATTCTGTGTTCTAAATAGGCCAGAAGTCAATTCATCACGAATCCAGGGCGGTGGCAAGGTGGAATAAACAAGCGTGCCTTCACTCAGCACATATTAGAAGTTTGATATAAGTTATACAAGGTACCGCCACGTTAGCCAGTCTGATACTAAGACAAGAATCACATGTCATATTAAGGGATATATGCTGACGAAGATTACCAGGAGCTCTTGAGGAAGATGTTCGACTACGGGTAATTCAATAGCACGGCATTCCGGCTCTAGTTTTGATCAGCCTAAGCTGCAACTGGTTGTGGATTCCATAATACGATTGAATCCTGAAGTGGGAAAAGGTACAAACGGGGATAGTTTTCAAGGTTTCAAACCGGAAATATAGGCTCGATTGAGTTGGATAAGAATTACCTGAGAGTATCCATGGCCGGGCCACGTTCACCGACGGTGAGGACCGGAAAGTTGTCGAGGAAGATATCTCTAGGTAATTGGATTTTAAACACATCGGAGCGAGTTATCGTACGTGGGTAGATCAGCAGATCCATTCTATGCTGTCCATCTGATGGAAAGGTGCCGCGAGGTTGGTCATTGAGACCAAGGACTTAATTATTTCTCCGTAGACATGGGTGTCAATGTATTCGTCCAACAAGTGCTATACTTATGTATATATCGCGATCCAATATGATTATTGTGTGGTAAAATAAAGCATTAAATCAGAACAACGCGGTTGGAGTACAGGTATATGGCTATTGTCGAATCCAAACCGGGCAAGCAACGATAGTACAAAGTAAATCGGAAGtcaacaaatagtctagtaATCAACCTTTGAAGAACCAGCTTGCTCGCTTGGCTATGGTAAAAGAGTAAGACATCAATACATGAGGCATGTGAGGGTTTGACTTACATGATGAGCTGTTTGAGGAAGAGTGAATAAGTACCAGGTCCGGCAATCAGCGACAGATCTCTCATGTGTTGGGAAGTGCAAACGTACCTGGTTTCCTCGGCTTGTACGCGTCCCAATGGGCTGGCACTGAACGAACCTGACGCAGGAGTGGAGGTAGATTGCGCGTTTCCGCCGCCTCCACGCAGAGGCTTAGCGATCCTGCCAAAGTTCGTGATACTCGTGGTAGTTTTGGTCGCTGGGAGACAAAGATCAGGTTTACGATAACGGATAACTCAAAGGAGCACTCACTTCGAGCTTGTTCTAGCCGATCCTTGACTGCTGCGAGTTGTTCTTCAAACTTCTGGTTCTGAACAGCCAATCGCCTATCTGCGTCTTGGAGCAGGGCCTCCAAGTTCTGTATGCGCTCAGTACGCGCCAAAAGCTTCCTTTCGGCGATCCCAACTTCCTTTTTGAGCTGAGAGTTCTGGTCCACCAACTATAAACCAAATAAAGAAGGTTGATTAGCAAATGACATCCCAGCAGCAAACAAGCATAAGAGCGAACCTGCTTCTGGACAAGTGTCAGCTGCTCCAAGTTACGCTCCAAGAACGCCATCTTCTTTTGTTGAGTCTTGCTGTTGCTATTACGAATCACGTTATTGTACTGCTCCTTCAACTCATCCAACTGAATCTCAAGCTCAACAACCTAATTGGAAATCAATAAAGCAGCGCATGCTAATCGTAATCACGATAATCACCTTCTCACAGCGATTTTGAAGATCTCGAACAAGTCCTTTCTTCAAACCTTCAAACTCTGTGATTTGCAGGGTCAGGCCCTTACGCGTGCGCTCAAGATCCTTCGCGCTCTCGGCGAGATCCTTCCCGCCTTCAATACCAGCAGATGTGGCAGCAAAGGCACGCTATAGGACGATTCATTGATAAATGAATGATAATGTCAAAAAAGCAGAGTCAATGTCCGATCTGGCAAGATAAAGTAGCTATTTGGTAGCGCACCTTAAGTTCATCATTGACACCTTTGAGCGTCTCCACAGTGTTGTTCATCAGACGGATGTCGTTGCTCTTCTGCTCAAGTTGCTGTTTCAGTTCATTGAGCTCAGTGGCATGCGCCTCCCGCTTCGCTGCGTATTGGGCCTCCAATTTGGCCTGATTCCCCCAAATTAATTAAATGTCGGCAGGGTAGGTATAGAGATCTAAAACCAACCTTGAGTTCAACCATGGACTCTCCGGCGCCAATATCCCTGTCTCCATCACGAATAGTCTTTTCTATAGTTAACGTGCGTCAGCATCACTACTTGAAACGACGGGGAGTAGAACTTGCCGAATAGGTCTTCGTAATCGGCTTCAACCGTGGCAAGCTTCTGCTCAACCTCATCCCGCCGACGGACTATCA from Rhizoctonia solani chromosome 16, complete sequence includes the following:
- a CDS encoding atypical/PIKK/PI3K kinase gives rise to the protein MSHALLLRLFLAPSFFSVHVALQYLKTYPDNIGITHYLTGRLREFDLKELEDVWGFICHLLVTRPSKSTALEVFVVEKAEQSTHIATLTLWFMQATLNDLSQSQSRRGTTKSESFAICQRVIHKCHDIVYGDPPEPAGGPYSSLPVHPRSRFGHKRVKPHAMPALVGMGTMLAGAPGMPALTPVSGQVAIEQGRREEPHQLSGVVRDLQDEGRVSTSSRTGSVVDEDEDTGYDSPAPGPSGPTPTPKPSKLSIFTHSTSSIQTVAAQAARTTPSLTTRPPRMSDDPFGQLDPPTPPSKQSTLPPVHSTPSIGLRPGLNRATSLNHYAHQESLLNQYDPFTQSQLLRGHYCRGEVQFLLTLESISNRLLVVPKLARVSALRAELTNLNNKLPAEICVPMWCPSSDKCSANSFVTQPHHRIVRIPPGESVVLNSAERAPYVLIMEFLNNDLDFDPSKRMNKEILRKLVTQKPNSRGPLLQTPATVTPFRNTFASEQPRPWAESPIVNSQDEAEPVADPSSEIQITPSTPLDPPEGEDEEIDLVEQLYGAKLRDEPVDLSDTIVLPAPPKTKC
- a CDS encoding Pumilio-family RNA binding repeat, with the translated sequence MPVAIPPSYRMGNSGPNSRKPSGSSAHSGVHSPARESPDPMTNTQGHRNLSPNSAAMLGAGKYNGWPGWNSPAASSDNLTNRTASISSSSSPVDFAPLTDFPHCSPLNTAWDLTRQAQAQALGQRGYSPNTGAEWELDIIHAEDQDAELATVTNGMRSLGVDDRSPNLFRRTAHFTAGPSPTRELSVYLMFNTLGCRCQCPSRFKPQSYSYGQPAAHDYGVYYSNVPSTTFSQYSYGASADPAVFGSQFLQTPHIGLHMEYPAIRRHRIVYSPQMGHAPMPGAMHSPVPGVSRSKQDLRRLCLKGGHFGRNSQLSHQQRMLISAMPPGTAPIGVPSEPFSQYPVSNQLFGLGQGLGAMLHSQPTYGFPSASTRPVLGFAPLRHDLTIDPSATGRSPLLEQFRADKSKTWQLRDIRGHVAEFCGDQHGSRFIQQKLETATDEEKEGIFSELAPGSFLPLMTDVFGNYVVQKLIEFGSVEQRDVLVSVMEGHMLSLSLQMYGCRVVQKAIECISAEQQIAFVREIEVDVMRCVKDANGNHVIQKLIERVSPDLLGFVSVFQGNVYDLATHPYGCRVLQRCFEYLHESQTRPLIDELHKYTTQLMQDQFGNYVIQFVLEHGAAADRDWILHKLRGQMVQMARHKFASNVCEKALVTADSESRRLLIDEIMTPRMDTVNPIVLMMKDSFASDSDYVLQRALQVVEGEQRHVLVAKVKPQLAICVVERLLNEKSNEEPHVLRGLPSSDAPAPATALSSLS